A genome region from Populus alba chromosome 3, ASM523922v2, whole genome shotgun sequence includes the following:
- the LOC140955452 gene encoding cuscuta receptor 1-like, with protein MLLESTTVNGLRTLEFLQSLPISLKTLSLKDTNLSQGTFFNSSTLEELHLDNTSLPINILQNIRALPALKVLSVAECDLHGTLPTQGWCELKNLKQLDLARNNFGGSLPDCFGNLSSLQLLDVSENQFIGNIASGPLTNLISLEFLSLSNNLFEVPTSMKPFMNHSSLKFFSSENNRLLTKLVAFDNLIPKFQLAFFRLSKTSEAPNVDIPDFLYYQYDLRVLDLSHNNITGMFPSWLLKNNT; from the exons ATGTTGCTAGAATCGACGACTGTCAATG GTTTAAGGACACTGGAATTCCTGCAGTCATTGCCAATATCCCTGAAGACCCTTTCTCTCAAGGATACTAATTTAAGTCAAG ggACTTTCTTCAATTCTAGCACCCTTGAAGAATTGCATCTAGATAATACTTCTCTCCCAATAAACATTCTCCAGAACATTAGAGCGTTGCCTGCTCTTAAAGTTTTGTCTGTTGCTGAATGTGACCTCCATGGCACCCTACCCACTCAAG GTTGGTGTGAATTGAAGAATCTGAAGCAGTTAGATCTCGCTAGAAATAATTTTGGAGGTTCACTCCCAGATTGTTTCGGGAATTTGTCATCTCTACAACTATTAGATGTTTCTGAAAACCAATTTATTGGAAATATTGCCTCTGGTCCTCTTACCAACCTCATATCCCTTGAATTCCTCTCACTATCAAATAACCTCTTTGAAGTTCCCACTTCAATGAAGCCTTTTATGAACCACTCAAGCCTCAAGTTCTTCTCCAGTGAGAACAACAGACTATTAACAAAACTGGTTGCCTTTGATAATTTGATTCCAAAGTTCCAACTAGCCTTTTTTAGATTGTCAAAAACATCGGAAGCACCCAATGTAGATATTCCCGACTTCCTTTATTACCAATACGACTTAAGAGTCCTTGATCTCTCCCACAACAACATCACTGGAATGTTTCCATCATGGTTGCTTAAGAACAATACATGA